A genome region from Apus apus isolate bApuApu2 chromosome 2, bApuApu2.pri.cur, whole genome shotgun sequence includes the following:
- the CEBPD gene encoding CCAAT/enhancer-binding protein delta: MSAAALYSLDSPACYKSWCLEPANFYDAKVGSGGGPGPACKAGGRGGCGMSGEEAGGGLGGSGTNLAELSAAAPAMYEDESAIDFSSYIDSMSAVPNLELCNDELFADLFNSNHKTERGGDYGEYLPPGGGAGRDPAMTTLLGAEPRTASSSSSSSSSSSSRGALKQEPDWSDSDLSSSLLPSQIATCAQTIMNLSGQPTPPTSPEPPGSSSPSSCSTRSPGPAGGSSGSGQGVPPPPAAGGKERGGKKCVDRFSPEYRQRRERNNIAVRKSRDKAKRRNQEMQQKLLELSAENEKLHKKIEQLTRDLTSLRHFFKQLPSASFLQPGSGTDCR, encoded by the coding sequence ATGAGCGCCGCCGCTCTCTACAGCCTGGACTCCCCGGCATGTTATAAGAGCTGGTGCCTGGAGCCCGCCAACTTCTACGACGCCAAGgtgggcagcggcggcgggccGGGTCCCGCCTGCAAGGCGGGGGGCCGCGGCGGCTGCGGGATGAGCGGCGAGGAGGCGGGGGGCGGCCTGGGCGGCAGCGGCACCAACCTGGCGGAGCTGagcgccgccgccccggccaTGTACGAGGACGAGAGCGCCATCGACTTCAGCTCTTACATTGACTCCATGTCGGCCGTGCCCAACCTGGAGCTGTGCAACGACGAGCTCTTCGCTGACCTCTTCAACAGCAACCACAAGACCGAGCGGGGCGGGGATTACGGCGAGTACCTGCCGCCGGGCGGCGGCGCCGGCCGCGACCCCGCCATGACCACCCTGTTGGGCGCCGAGCCCCGcaccgcctcctcctcctcctcttcctcctcctcctcctcctcccgcggCGCCCTGAAGCAGGAGCCGGACTGGAGCGACAGCgacctttcctcctccctgctgccttcgCAGATCGCCACCTGCGCCCAGACCATCATGAACCTGAGCGGGCAGCCCACGCCGCCCACCTCCCCCGAGCCGCcgggcagcagctccccctccagctgcagcacccgCTCCCCGGGACCCGCCGGGGGCTCCTCCGGGTCGGGGCAGGgcgtcccgccgccgccggccgcgGGCGGGAAGGAGCGCGGCGGCAAGAAGTGCGTGGACAGGTTTAGCCCCGAGTACCGGCAGCGCCGGGAGCGCAATAACATCGCGGTGCGCAAGAGTCGCGACAAGGCGAAGCGGCGCAACCAGGAGATGCAGCAGAAACTGCTGGAGCTCTCGGCCGAGAACGAGAAGCTGCACAAGAAGATCGAGCAGCTCACCCGGGACTTGACCAGCCTCCGGCACTTCTTCAAACAGCTGCCCAGCgcctccttcctgcagcccgGCTCGGGCACCGACTGCCGGTAA